A genomic window from Octopus sinensis unplaced genomic scaffold, ASM634580v1 Contig10331, whole genome shotgun sequence includes:
- the LOC115228332 gene encoding uncharacterized protein LOC115228332, producing MSTLMEIQHEYLLKEIEKKQMHSILFQCLKDTEVNVCESSGWLVNGNHSPMTEGRLCLLQDRNMFFDNGENKCTHCNSARKTVDHLATRCGRMLNSSYLRRHNEVVRCIHLHLCRQYGIRKTKRLKTHSVQSVVSNEFVEIRVDTTISTDTAVANNKPDIFVHDKVRNTITLIEVGVTSQNCLKQVEVEKFHKYDLLANELEAIHHAKVKVIPVVMTWDGIVSRFFKGHLDVLKLEERVRAYIQTVVLRKTLESMQAEERHGISIPSEEKAETECQPRTASEYGVCFDENTPIRSLDYGPKKRRLS from the coding sequence ATGTCGACATTGATGGAAATACAGCATGAATATCTgcttaaagaaattgaaaagaagcagATGCACTCTATCTTATTTCAATGTCTGAAAGACACGGAAGTAAATGTTTGTGAATCTTCTGGATGGTTGGTTAATGGAAATCATTCCCCCATGACTGAAGGGAGACTGTGTCTACTTCAGGACCGCAACATGTTTTTtgataatggagaaaataagtgCACGCATTGTAACTCGGCAAGAAAAACAGTTGATCACCTTGCAACTAGGTGCGGGAGAATGCTGAATAGCTCATATCTCAGACGGCATAACGAAGTAGTCAGATGTATTCACTTACATCTCTGTCGTCAATATGGAATAAGGAAAACTAAGAGACTAAAGACACACTCAGTTCAATCTGTTGTTAGCAATGAATTTGTGGAGATTCGTGTGGATACTACGATTAGTACGGATACAGCTGTGGCGAATAACAAACCTGATATATTTGTCCATGACAAAGTGAGGAATACAATCACCCTTATCGAAGTTGGGGTTACTTCGCAAAATTGCCTAAAGCAGGTCGAAGTTGAGAAGTTCCACAAATATGACTTATTGGCAAATGAACTTGAAGCAATTCATCACGCAAAAGTGAAAGTAATCCCTGTTGTAATGACCTGGGATGGAATTGTCTCAAGATTTTTCAAGGGTCATCTTGATGTCCTCAagctggaagaaagagtgagagcatATATCCAGACAGTGGTTCTGAGGAAGACATTGGAGAGCATGCAGGCTGAAGAGAGGCATGGTATATCGATACCTAGTGAGGAGAAAGCTGAAACGGAATGTCAACCAAGGACAGCCTCAGAATATGGAGTGTGCTTCGACGAGAACACACCCATACGGTCACTGGATTATGGGCCCAAAAAGAGAAGATtaagctaa